The following coding sequences lie in one Victivallis lenta genomic window:
- a CDS encoding LysM peptidoglycan-binding domain-containing protein: MKAFAVGLSGAVLLALAAGCQPQLAEVELGDAEVQWNAIVSESYPGFRPPRTAPPAIKDKNTPLQSVVPVVEQPASPAVEETVEAEEVVTEIPAAGEAAEDPAAVETVNDGLVLEPAAEDAEGAVAVPAADKGAAPAKTPAAPAVKYTEYVVKPGDSLSVIAKKFYKDGRLFDRIYEANKDVIKNPNRLPLGLKIRIPQL; this comes from the coding sequence ATGAAAGCTTTTGCAGTCGGTTTGAGTGGCGCGGTTCTGCTGGCCCTGGCCGCCGGTTGTCAGCCGCAGCTGGCCGAAGTCGAGCTGGGTGATGCGGAAGTGCAGTGGAATGCGATCGTCAGCGAAAGTTATCCGGGGTTCCGTCCGCCCCGCACCGCCCCGCCGGCGATCAAGGACAAGAATACCCCGCTGCAGTCGGTGGTCCCGGTTGTGGAGCAGCCGGCGTCTCCCGCCGTTGAAGAGACGGTCGAGGCGGAAGAGGTGGTGACGGAGATTCCGGCTGCGGGAGAAGCGGCCGAGGACCCGGCCGCCGTCGAAACGGTGAACGACGGGCTCGTGCTTGAACCGGCCGCGGAGGATGCGGAAGGCGCTGTCGCCGTTCCGGCCGCGGACAAAGGCGCCGCACCGGCAAAGACGCCTGCCGCTCCTGCGGTCAAATATACGGAATATGTGGTGAAGCCCGGAGATTCGCTCTCCGTCATCGCGAAGAAATTCTACAAGGACGGACGGCTTTTCGATCGGATCTACGAGGCGAACAAGGACGTGATCAAGAATCCGAACCGGTTGCCGCTGGGGCTGAAAATCCGGATTCCCCAGCTGTAA
- the fabD gene encoding ACP S-malonyltransferase — MKPFFVFSGQGAQAVGMGKDLVEAFPAAKARFEEADAVLGYDQSSIIFDGPAEKLTESRYCQPAIYTMSCAALDAFREKFPEVKPVACAGLSLGEYGALYAGGAFRFAEGLKLLAQRAELMDRACRSTSGGMASVLSGDPEVIREVCAACGIDVANFNSPGQIVISGEKEKLAEAVEELKNRGMRKVIVLNVAGAFHSRLMAPAGEALKPVLEAAPMTVPAVPVYHNYTAAPAKDVAELRANLAAQVAGSVRWEECVRAMVAAGGDAMIEFGPGNVLTGLLRRTLPDVPYFNVNSVESLDSLAL; from the coding sequence ATGAAGCCGTTTTTCGTATTTTCGGGGCAGGGGGCGCAAGCCGTCGGAATGGGCAAGGACCTGGTGGAAGCATTTCCCGCGGCGAAAGCCCGGTTCGAGGAGGCGGACGCTGTGCTCGGCTATGACCAGAGCTCGATCATCTTCGACGGTCCGGCCGAAAAGCTGACCGAGAGCCGTTACTGCCAGCCCGCGATCTATACGATGAGCTGTGCGGCGCTGGATGCGTTCCGGGAGAAGTTCCCGGAGGTGAAGCCGGTCGCCTGCGCCGGGCTCAGTCTCGGTGAATACGGCGCCCTTTATGCGGGCGGCGCCTTCCGTTTCGCTGAAGGGCTGAAGCTGCTCGCGCAGCGCGCCGAGCTCATGGACCGCGCCTGCCGCTCGACCTCGGGCGGAATGGCCTCGGTGCTCTCCGGCGATCCGGAGGTCATCCGGGAGGTCTGCGCCGCCTGCGGCATCGACGTGGCGAACTTCAACAGCCCCGGCCAGATCGTGATTTCGGGCGAAAAGGAGAAGCTTGCGGAGGCGGTCGAGGAACTGAAGAACCGCGGCATGCGCAAGGTGATCGTCCTCAATGTGGCCGGCGCGTTCCACTCCCGGCTCATGGCTCCGGCCGGCGAGGCGCTGAAACCGGTTCTCGAGGCGGCGCCGATGACGGTTCCGGCTGTTCCGGTCTACCACAATTATACGGCCGCTCCGGCGAAGGACGTCGCGGAGCTCAGGGCGAACCTGGCTGCGCAGGTCGCGGGCTCGGTGCGCTGGGAGGAGTGCGTGCGCGCCATGGTCGCGGCGGGCGGAGACGCCATGATCGAATTCGGCCCCGGCAACGTGCTGACCGGGCTGCTGCGCCGGACGCTGCCCGATGTGCCGTACTTCAATGTCAACAGCGTGGAGTCGCTCGACTCGCTCGCTCTCTGA
- the fabG gene encoding 3-oxoacyl-[acyl-carrier-protein] reductase: protein MSCEKRLEGKVALVTGGARGIGKAISARLAAEGAKLAIVDIMLDVAQATADEFSAQGIEARAYAANVAKFEDAENTVAAVVRDFGRLDILVNNAGITKDTLMLKMTEDMWDAVIAVNLKGTFNFTKAAVRPMMKQRAGKIVNIASVVGRMGNVGQANYSASKAGVIALAKTTAKEFATRNIQVNAVAPGFIETAMTEKLPQEARDAFLTVIPARRGGRPEDVANVVYFLCSPDSDYVTGQVINVDGGMLM from the coding sequence ATGAGTTGTGAAAAGCGTTTGGAGGGCAAGGTCGCCCTGGTTACCGGCGGTGCCCGCGGCATCGGCAAAGCGATTTCGGCCCGTCTCGCGGCGGAAGGCGCGAAACTGGCGATTGTCGATATCATGCTCGACGTGGCGCAGGCCACGGCCGACGAGTTCAGCGCGCAGGGGATCGAGGCCCGCGCCTATGCGGCGAACGTCGCGAAATTCGAGGACGCTGAAAACACGGTCGCGGCGGTGGTCAGGGACTTCGGCCGCCTCGATATCCTGGTCAACAACGCCGGCATCACGAAGGATACGCTGATGCTGAAGATGACCGAAGATATGTGGGACGCCGTCATCGCGGTGAATTTGAAGGGAACCTTCAATTTCACGAAGGCGGCAGTCCGCCCGATGATGAAGCAGCGCGCCGGCAAGATCGTGAACATCGCGTCGGTTGTCGGTCGCATGGGCAACGTCGGGCAGGCGAACTACTCGGCTTCGAAGGCGGGCGTCATTGCGCTGGCCAAGACCACGGCGAAGGAGTTCGCGACCCGGAACATCCAGGTCAACGCGGTCGCGCCGGGCTTCATCGAAACCGCGATGACCGAGAAGCTTCCGCAGGAGGCGCGCGATGCGTTCCTGACGGTGATCCCGGCCAGGCGCGGCGGCCGGCCGGAGGATGTGGCGAACGTGGTCTACTTCCTCTGCTCGCCCGACTCGGATTACGTGACCGGGCAGGTCATCAATGTCGACGGCGGCATGTTGATGTGA
- the ybeY gene encoding rRNA maturation RNase YbeY: MITTNSAWEVRRLPRPRKKLLDRLVERAAALAGLPADFDWELDVRFVGDRAMARANAEFVGHEGTTDVITFSYFDDPDSLFPGEAAVELIICIDAALREGAAREDSSYSREMVLYLVHGLLHSAGEDDLSPGPRRRMRRREREVLAGLEKEFDFAAVFPGA; encoded by the coding sequence GTGATCACAACGAACAGCGCATGGGAGGTTCGCCGCCTTCCCCGTCCCCGGAAAAAGCTTCTAGACCGGCTCGTTGAACGGGCGGCGGCGCTCGCCGGGCTCCCGGCCGATTTCGACTGGGAGCTGGATGTCCGCTTTGTCGGCGACCGCGCCATGGCGCGGGCGAACGCCGAATTCGTCGGGCATGAAGGGACGACCGACGTGATCACCTTCAGTTACTTCGACGATCCGGACTCGCTGTTTCCGGGTGAGGCGGCGGTCGAGCTGATCATCTGCATCGACGCCGCGCTGCGCGAGGGTGCGGCGCGGGAGGATTCGAGCTATTCGCGCGAAATGGTGCTCTATCTTGTGCACGGGCTGCTGCACAGCGCGGGAGAGGACGATCTCTCGCCGGGTCCGCGGCGCCGCATGCGCCGCCGCGAGCGCGAGGTGCTGGCCGGGCTCGAGAAGGAGTTCGACTTCGCGGCGGTTTTCCCGGGAGCCTGA
- a CDS encoding type II secretion system protein: MKRSFTLIELLVTIAVIAILAGMLLPALSRARESGRTATCAGGLRQLTAANILYSNDFGVFVKIRADKASTIYWYGANVSGGMDPGARKYDYTAGPLYPYYGRAARAIICPTLALTAGLDTGDLSRMASSGGYGYASRRYSTAKYYLGQISNGITRPGSIRNPSQAVMFGDSQISRNATGPQLCPHGEGMGNTYGTVGFRHARKANVSRADGHVAAEQFAAGDEANLYGSFGDPAESPRLFNCLWPDHAETLAEVP; the protein is encoded by the coding sequence ATGAAAAGGTCTTTCACACTCATCGAACTGCTTGTCACGATCGCGGTCATCGCGATCCTGGCCGGTATGCTGCTGCCGGCACTTTCGCGGGCGCGGGAAAGCGGCAGGACCGCCACGTGCGCCGGCGGCCTCCGGCAATTGACGGCCGCGAATATACTGTACAGCAATGACTTCGGCGTTTTCGTCAAAATCCGGGCGGACAAAGCGTCGACCATCTACTGGTACGGGGCGAACGTCTCGGGCGGAATGGACCCCGGCGCCAGGAAATACGACTACACGGCCGGGCCGCTCTACCCCTATTACGGCCGGGCCGCGCGCGCCATCATCTGCCCGACCCTCGCTCTGACCGCCGGGCTCGACACCGGCGACCTGTCGCGCATGGCCTCCTCCGGCGGGTACGGCTACGCCAGCCGCAGATATTCGACCGCGAAATATTACCTCGGGCAGATCAGCAACGGCATCACCCGGCCCGGTTCGATCCGGAATCCGTCGCAGGCGGTCATGTTCGGCGACAGCCAGATCAGCAGAAATGCGACCGGCCCGCAGCTCTGTCCGCACGGCGAAGGCATGGGAAACACCTACGGAACCGTCGGCTTCCGCCACGCGCGGAAAGCAAACGTCTCCCGCGCGGACGGCCATGTCGCCGCCGAGCAGTTCGCTGCGGGAGACGAAGCGAACCTCTACGGCAGTTTCGGAGACCCGGCGGAGAGCCCGAGGCTTTTCAACTGCCTCTGGCCCGACCATGCGGAGACCCTCGCCGAAGTGCCGTAA
- a CDS encoding acyl carrier protein yields the protein MSSVADKVKKIVVEQLGVSEDQVTPEAKFIEDLGADSLDQVELVMALEEEFGSEIPDEDAEKLTTVGDAIKYVEGKSQE from the coding sequence ATGTCTTCTGTTGCTGACAAAGTGAAGAAAATCGTCGTCGAACAGCTCGGGGTTTCCGAGGATCAGGTTACGCCGGAAGCGAAGTTCATCGAAGACCTCGGCGCCGACTCCCTCGATCAGGTCGAGCTCGTGATGGCGCTGGAAGAAGAATTCGGCTCCGAGATTCCGGATGAAGATGCCGAGAAGCTGACCACCGTCGGCGATGCGATCAAGTACGTCGAAGGCAAGAGCCAGGAGTAA
- the fabF gene encoding beta-ketoacyl-ACP synthase II — protein sequence MNNRRVVVTGYGVISCVGNNVPDFWDALINGRCGIGKITRFDASEYRTQIAGEVKDFDFSGYMNPKDAKRLDLFCQYAIAASDEAMATAGLPKDLRGSEIDPNRVGVIVSSGIGGLATMSDQDRVLLERGPGRISPFLIPMMIGDIASGNISMRYGAGGPNMGLVTACSTGTHSIGESFWAIKRDDADIMICGGTEATIVPLGVAGFCALKALSTRNDDPQHASRPFDLNRDGFVMSEGAGVMILEEYEHAKKRGATILAELVGYGATGDAHHITAPHPEGEGMARALQVALRHAGLNPEDIDYINAHGTSTELNDKFETMALKSVLKEHAGKVSVSSTKGATGHGLGAAGGLESIVCVKTIETGIIAPTINYETPDPACDLDVTPNKAKERNVKVAVNQNLGFGGHNGVLIFRKFE from the coding sequence ATGAACAACAGACGTGTTGTAGTTACCGGATACGGCGTGATTTCGTGCGTCGGCAACAACGTTCCGGATTTCTGGGACGCTTTGATCAACGGCCGGTGCGGGATCGGGAAGATCACCCGGTTCGACGCCTCGGAATACCGGACGCAGATCGCCGGGGAGGTCAAGGATTTCGATTTCAGCGGATACATGAATCCGAAGGACGCGAAGCGTCTCGACCTCTTCTGCCAGTATGCGATCGCCGCCTCCGACGAAGCCATGGCGACCGCCGGGCTGCCGAAAGACCTGCGGGGCAGCGAAATCGATCCGAACCGCGTCGGCGTGATCGTGTCGAGCGGGATCGGCGGCCTTGCGACCATGAGCGATCAGGACCGGGTGCTGCTCGAACGCGGCCCGGGCCGCATCTCTCCGTTCCTGATTCCGATGATGATCGGCGACATCGCTTCGGGCAACATTTCGATGCGTTACGGCGCGGGCGGCCCGAATATGGGGCTGGTCACCGCCTGCTCGACGGGCACCCATTCGATCGGGGAATCGTTCTGGGCGATCAAGCGTGACGACGCGGACATCATGATCTGCGGCGGAACCGAAGCGACGATCGTTCCGCTCGGCGTGGCCGGGTTCTGCGCGCTGAAGGCGCTGAGCACCCGCAACGACGACCCGCAGCACGCGAGCCGTCCGTTCGACCTGAACCGCGACGGATTCGTCATGAGCGAGGGTGCGGGGGTCATGATCCTCGAAGAGTACGAGCACGCGAAGAAGCGCGGCGCGACGATCCTGGCCGAGCTGGTCGGCTACGGCGCGACCGGCGATGCGCATCATATCACCGCGCCGCATCCGGAAGGCGAGGGCATGGCCCGCGCGCTGCAGGTTGCGCTGCGTCATGCCGGGCTGAATCCGGAGGATATCGATTACATCAACGCCCACGGCACCAGCACCGAGCTGAACGACAAGTTCGAGACGATGGCGCTGAAGTCGGTGCTGAAGGAACATGCCGGCAAGGTGTCGGTCAGCAGCACGAAGGGAGCGACCGGCCACGGCCTCGGCGCGGCCGGCGGCCTCGAGTCGATCGTCTGCGTGAAGACGATCGAGACCGGAATCATCGCCCCGACGATCAATTACGAGACGCCGGACCCGGCCTGCGATCTGGACGTCACACCGAACAAGGCGAAGGAACGCAACGTGAAGGTCGCGGTGAACCAGAACCTCGGGTTCGGCGGCCACAACGGAGTGCTGATCTTCCGCAAATTCGAATAG
- a CDS encoding HD family phosphohydrolase, which produces MFKTLRDFWDRVSTRRKLQRKGLVVSRRRFDSEKLLGALEGSPAPGIFMLVMIWTVSAVVLTISAQQHIEGVLNLVVGQQAPRTIIATLDFSYQDAEGTELEVRQAMEKIPLYFRIDAKSNNTIRRNFSTLFEAVGRRLADEKAGKKFIPAAGSLPDQLAAEASPQLVTALGDFMRSPNDYKEFNTHLSRILARGILNRSRRDALKVSQTLRVIDQEQRKWPAKNVTEQDDPHAVADKLAAEILHTYGGGAREQLDAALVKMLLALIGEEGNLVADEKLYQEERRLAADEVKPVMVAVSKGDLLVRRDQEVTPEVSVKLKAYEAADRDNMKVDKEIAALIHNALWSLVLVIFAAFYLYHLHPEVVRVNKRVMLLGLVVILSMLANFVGFHFFNSLASRSIDLPNELVAEAIPIALGAVLLAVTMGYRVALCAGFFIASIAAMMLLPERSFDLAVKGMVICSLAALAVRSATNYRSYFIRILLSVFPLVWVLNLNLLNYHSPNFIMLLGQSAVIAFANAAATAILALILIFTFEIVLNVSTNMSLMVLCDYNHPLLERLKREAPGTFFHSLMVATLVEDAARAIGANPLKAKAGALFHDIGKLSMPQYFTENNLDSANQHLDLNPQMSSIIIRDHVKEGLALARQYRMCRTVRDAIRQHHGNDLVKFFYNKALEEQKGGNSAPVLESQFRYDGIPPQDKEMAIISLADACEAACRSLDKPSASKIEAVVDDIFRGRFEGRQLNNANITLAELDKVRQSFINTLVSMKHGRIAYHQERKRDHNEQRMGGSPPSPSPEKASRPAR; this is translated from the coding sequence ATGTTCAAGACCCTGCGTGACTTCTGGGACCGGGTCAGCACCCGGCGCAAGCTTCAGCGCAAGGGACTGGTCGTCTCGCGCCGCAGATTCGATTCGGAGAAGCTGCTCGGCGCGCTGGAGGGTTCTCCCGCGCCCGGCATTTTCATGCTGGTCATGATCTGGACGGTCTCCGCCGTGGTGCTGACCATTTCCGCGCAGCAGCATATCGAGGGCGTGCTGAATCTCGTCGTCGGCCAGCAGGCGCCGCGCACGATTATCGCGACGCTGGATTTTTCGTATCAGGACGCCGAGGGGACCGAGCTGGAGGTCCGGCAGGCGATGGAGAAGATTCCGCTCTATTTCCGGATCGACGCGAAGAGCAACAACACGATCCGGCGCAATTTCAGCACGCTGTTCGAAGCGGTCGGGCGGCGGCTGGCGGATGAGAAGGCGGGGAAGAAGTTCATCCCCGCCGCCGGCAGTCTGCCGGATCAGCTGGCGGCCGAGGCATCGCCGCAGCTGGTGACCGCGCTCGGGGATTTCATGCGCTCCCCGAACGACTACAAGGAGTTCAACACGCACCTGAGCCGGATTCTGGCCCGCGGCATTCTGAACCGGAGCCGCCGGGATGCGCTGAAGGTGAGCCAGACGCTGCGGGTCATCGACCAGGAGCAGCGCAAGTGGCCCGCGAAGAACGTGACCGAGCAGGACGACCCGCATGCGGTGGCCGACAAGCTCGCCGCCGAAATCCTGCATACTTACGGCGGCGGCGCCCGGGAACAGCTCGATGCGGCGCTGGTGAAGATGCTGCTCGCGCTGATCGGCGAAGAGGGCAATCTCGTTGCCGACGAGAAACTTTATCAGGAGGAGCGGCGGCTCGCCGCCGACGAGGTCAAACCGGTGATGGTGGCCGTTTCGAAGGGGGATCTCCTGGTGCGGCGCGATCAGGAGGTCACGCCGGAGGTCAGCGTCAAGCTCAAGGCGTACGAGGCTGCCGACCGCGACAACATGAAGGTCGACAAGGAGATCGCCGCACTGATCCACAATGCGCTCTGGAGTCTGGTGCTGGTCATTTTCGCCGCGTTCTATCTGTATCACCTGCACCCGGAGGTGGTCCGGGTGAACAAGCGGGTCATGCTGCTCGGGCTGGTGGTGATTCTTTCGATGCTGGCGAATTTCGTCGGGTTCCACTTCTTCAATTCGCTGGCGAGCCGGTCGATCGACCTGCCGAACGAACTGGTCGCCGAGGCGATTCCGATCGCGCTCGGCGCGGTTCTGCTGGCGGTGACCATGGGATATCGCGTCGCGCTGTGCGCGGGGTTCTTCATCGCGTCGATCGCGGCGATGATGCTGCTGCCGGAGCGTTCCTTCGATCTCGCGGTCAAGGGAATGGTGATCTGTTCGCTGGCGGCGCTGGCGGTGCGGTCGGCGACGAATTACCGGTCGTATTTCATCCGGATTCTGCTGTCGGTGTTCCCGCTGGTCTGGGTGTTGAATTTGAACCTGCTGAACTACCATTCGCCGAATTTCATCATGCTGCTCGGGCAGTCGGCGGTGATCGCATTTGCGAATGCGGCGGCGACGGCGATTCTGGCGCTGATCCTGATTTTCACATTCGAGATCGTCCTCAACGTCAGCACGAACATGTCGCTGATGGTGCTCTGCGATTACAACCACCCGCTGCTTGAACGGCTGAAGCGCGAGGCTCCCGGGACCTTCTTCCACAGCCTCATGGTCGCCACGCTGGTCGAGGACGCGGCGCGGGCGATCGGGGCGAATCCGCTGAAGGCGAAGGCCGGCGCGCTCTTTCACGATATCGGCAAGCTGTCGATGCCGCAATACTTCACCGAGAACAATCTCGACAGCGCGAACCAGCATCTCGACCTGAATCCGCAGATGAGCAGCATCATCATCCGCGACCATGTGAAAGAGGGGCTGGCGCTGGCCCGGCAGTATCGGATGTGCCGCACCGTGCGCGACGCGATCCGGCAGCACCACGGCAACGACCTGGTGAAATTCTTCTACAACAAGGCGCTCGAGGAGCAGAAGGGGGGCAACAGTGCTCCGGTGCTCGAGTCGCAGTTCCGTTATGACGGGATTCCGCCGCAGGACAAGGAGATGGCGATCATCAGCCTTGCGGATGCGTGCGAAGCGGCCTGCCGGTCGCTTGACAAGCCGTCCGCCTCCAAGATCGAGGCGGTGGTCGACGACATTTTCCGCGGTCGCTTTGAGGGCAGGCAGCTGAACAATGCGAACATCACGCTTGCCGAGCTGGACAAGGTGCGGCAGAGCTTCATCAACACGCTCGTCAGCATGAAGCACGGGCGGATCGCCTATCATCAGGAGAGAAAACGTGATCACAACGAACAGCGCATGGGAGGTTCGCCGCCTTCCCCGTCCCCGGAAAAAGCTTCTAGACCGGCTCGTTGA
- a CDS encoding PhoH family protein encodes MVESKYYFDNGLSWHVACAGDEVKSLRTLEKLFGVHLVARENWVQISGEEDAVARASAFFDELSHFYQIRRKQLETRDFEFLCRSFRDRSEGDIRELMKERIDVSPKKREVLPRSRRQLEYVRAIRRLDVVFGIGPAGTGKTYLAMALAVSEFLKGNVSRIVLTRPARESGENLGFLPGSLEEKIMPYLRPLYDALYDMMSFDEVSALIERGVIEVAPLAFMRGRTLNNAFIILDEAQNTTVEQMLMFLTRMGFNSRCVITGDPSQSDLTGRERSGLLHAIDTLRSVEEIGFVFFDTRDVVRHALLEKIILAYNGTGQES; translated from the coding sequence ATGGTGGAGAGCAAATATTATTTCGACAATGGTCTCTCCTGGCATGTCGCCTGTGCCGGGGATGAGGTGAAGTCGCTGCGCACGCTCGAAAAGCTGTTCGGGGTGCATCTTGTCGCGCGCGAAAACTGGGTTCAGATCAGCGGGGAGGAGGACGCGGTTGCGCGGGCTTCCGCTTTCTTCGACGAGCTTTCGCATTTTTACCAGATTCGCCGGAAGCAGCTGGAAACGCGTGATTTCGAATTCCTCTGCCGGTCGTTTCGCGACCGCAGCGAGGGGGACATCCGGGAGCTCATGAAGGAGCGGATCGATGTCAGCCCGAAAAAGCGCGAAGTGCTGCCGCGTTCGCGGCGCCAGCTTGAATATGTCCGGGCGATCCGCCGGCTCGATGTCGTGTTCGGCATCGGTCCGGCCGGTACCGGCAAAACCTATCTGGCGATGGCGCTGGCCGTCTCGGAATTCCTGAAAGGCAATGTGAGCCGGATCGTGCTGACGCGGCCGGCGCGTGAGTCGGGCGAGAACCTCGGGTTCCTGCCCGGCAGCCTCGAGGAGAAGATCATGCCGTATCTGCGGCCGCTTTATGACGCGCTTTACGACATGATGAGTTTCGACGAGGTGTCGGCTCTGATCGAGCGCGGCGTGATCGAAGTCGCTCCGCTGGCGTTCATGCGCGGGCGGACGCTGAACAATGCGTTCATCATTCTCGATGAGGCGCAGAACACGACGGTTGAGCAGATGCTGATGTTCCTGACCCGCATGGGGTTCAATTCGCGCTGCGTGATCACCGGCGACCCGTCGCAGTCGGACCTGACCGGGCGGGAGCGCTCCGGGCTGCTTCATGCGATCGACACGCTGCGGAGCGTGGAGGAGATCGGTTTCGTCTTTTTCGATACCCGCGACGTCGTGCGGCATGCGCTGCTCGAAAAGATCATCCTCGCCTACAACGGCACGGGACAGGAGAGCTGA